GGGCTCTCCCGTGAAGAGCTTCCTTGCGGCCGCGCTCTGGACTTTTCACCCCCTCAGGGTCGAATCGGTAGCCTGGATAGCGGAGAGAAGGGACATGCTCTCGGGTTTCTTCCTCCTTCTTTGTCTCCTTTCCTGGCTGGAATGGACGAAAAAGGGCGAAGCAAGATGGTACTTGCTGGCCCTCTCGGCCTTTACGGCGGGGCTTATGTCAAAACCCGTGATAGTAGTTGCGCCGCTGCTCCTCCTCGCCGCAGACCTGTGGCCGCTGGAGAGGTTCAAAGAGAAAGGTTTTGCAGAAAGGCTGAAAAACCTCCTTCCCGAGAAGCTCCCCTTTTTCGCGCTTTCGGCGCTGTTTTCAGCGATAACTCTCGTCGCTTTCGCCAAAGCCCCCTACCCCGAGCGGTTCATCCCCCCCTCGGGAAGGTTCGCCGAGATTGCCACAACCTACACCCATTATCTGTGGAAGACCCTCTGGCCGGTGGAACTGGTAATCCAGAACTCGGCCTCTTTCACGCACCTTTCGGGGCTGTCGGCCGTTCTCGGCTGGATTCTTTTCCTCGCACTTACTTTCGCGGCGGTAAAGGCCGTCAAAAAAAGTCCGGCAGTGACGGCGGGATGGCTCTGGTTTGTCTTTGCTCTTGTCCCGGTGAGCGGCATAATAACCCTCGGTCTTTACTCCGTGGCCGACCACCTGACCTACCTGCCGCACATGGGGCTTTCCTTCCTCGCCGTCTGGGGAGCCGATTCCCTCCTCGGCGAGAGAATAAAGCTACGGCAAGCCGCTGCGACGACCGGTATCGTCTGCATACTCATCCTCGGCGCCGTCTCAAGCGTTCAGTTGAGCCACTGGAAGGACGGTCTAACGCTCTTCAAATACATCTACTCCGTGAAACCAAACATCTTCTCGCAGCGGATGCTCGCTCTGGCGCACCTTCGGGCCCGCAATTACGAGGAATCGTTCAGGCTGTACGAGGACGCGCTGAAAAAAGACCCCGACGACACCGCCTCCTACCGCGACATGGGGATAATCCTCTCCATGACCGGAAAGCCGAAGGAGGCTCTGAAATATCTCTTTCTGGTGGTGGAGAGAGAGCCCGACATCTCGGAAAACAACGGCTACATGGCCATGTCCCTTCTGCAGGCCGGCCAGAGCGCCCGCTCGGAGTATTATTTCAAAAAATCACTCTCCCTCAACCCCGGAAACGCGGCTTCACTCTATAATTACGGAGTCATGCTGGAATGGGCGGGGCGAAAAGACGAGGCCATGAGCCAGTACAGGGAAATATTAAGGCTTGCTCCCGAAAGCGATTTCGCGTCGCTGGCGAGGGAAAAACTGGGAGCGGATCTTGAAAAGGCAAAGGTTCTGAAGTGATGAATTTTATTGAAAGCAAGCGCCTGCCGCTCCTGATGGGGCTGGCGCTGCTCTTGGCCGTGGGTTTTC
The genomic region above belongs to bacterium and contains:
- a CDS encoding tetratricopeptide repeat protein yields the protein MPETSPARDAAKSKALLLILALLLALGAGLLYSPVAGYDFITLDDGQFVIDNAIVRSGLTVEGVKEVFSRTLLEAYMPLTWLSFMADSELFGMESSGFHITNALFHVLNTLLLFAFLYRATGSPVKSFLAAALWTFHPLRVESVAWIAERRDMLSGFFLLLCLLSWLEWTKKGEARWYLLALSAFTAGLMSKPVIVVAPLLLLAADLWPLERFKEKGFAERLKNLLPEKLPFFALSALFSAITLVAFAKAPYPERFIPPSGRFAEIATTYTHYLWKTLWPVELVIQNSASFTHLSGLSAVLGWILFLALTFAAVKAVKKSPAVTAGWLWFVFALVPVSGIITLGLYSVADHLTYLPHMGLSFLAVWGADSLLGERIKLRQAAATTGIVCILILGAVSSVQLSHWKDGLTLFKYIYSVKPNIFSQRMLALAHLRARNYEESFRLYEDALKKDPDDTASYRDMGIILSMTGKPKEALKYLFLVVEREPDISENNGYMAMSLLQAGQSARSEYYFKKSLSLNPGNAASLYNYGVMLEWAGRKDEAMSQYREILRLAPESDFASLAREKLGADLEKAKVLK